CGCTGCAGGCGGAGGACAAGATCGGCACCATGCTGCCCTGCAACATCATCCTGCAGGAAATCGAGCCGGGCTTGGTCGAGGTCGCCGCGGTGGACCCCGTGGCCTCGATGCGAGCCGTGGAAAACCCCGGACTGGAGGCCTTGGCCCAGCGGGTGCGGGACAAATTGCGCAAGGTCGTCGCGAGCCTGTCTTGAATTCCGCCGAGTCAAAAACCCATTTGGCCGAGGAGCACCTCCCCGAGGCGATCCGGCGGCGGCTCGCCCGGAAGGGCGGTGTCGGTTATTTGGGCGACGCGGTGTTGGGCGCGATCGACGGTTGCGTCACCACCTTCGCGGTCGTTACCGGGGTGCTGGGCGGCGGGCTCCCTTCCCAGGTGGCCCTGATTTTGGGATTCGCCAATTTGGCGGCCGACGGGTT
The sequence above is drawn from the Deltaproteobacteria bacterium PRO3 genome and encodes:
- a CDS encoding DUF302 domain-containing protein, with the protein product MSYYFATQLRVGMEEAERRLTEQLQAEGFGILTSIDVQATLKKKLNADFRPYKILGACNPPLAYEALQAEDKIGTMLPCNIILQEIEPGLVEVAAVDPVASMRAVENPGLEALAQRVRDKLRKVVASLS